One segment of Haloplanus natans DSM 17983 DNA contains the following:
- a CDS encoding TATA-box-binding protein, producing the protein MVEVVNVVSSGSLRVELELEAVAQELDDIVDYDPEKYPGAYVRLENTEPLITLYRTGKYIITGSSSKQQAVETRNRFLSALHDHGVLPSAEDDWFSIQNYVCVADLDEPINLSALTIGLGLEKSEYEPEQFPGLVYRPTEYDCVLLIFGSGKTVITGAKSIEQAESAFEGLKSELESIL; encoded by the coding sequence ATGGTAGAGGTCGTCAACGTTGTTTCTTCTGGCTCTCTGAGAGTGGAACTTGAGTTGGAAGCTGTTGCCCAAGAACTTGACGACATTGTTGATTATGACCCTGAGAAATACCCGGGGGCATACGTTCGATTAGAGAACACTGAACCTCTCATCACACTCTACCGCACAGGCAAATACATCATTACAGGTTCATCCTCCAAACAGCAAGCTGTAGAAACAAGGAATAGATTCCTCTCAGCTCTCCACGACCACGGAGTCCTCCCTTCTGCTGAAGATGATTGGTTCTCTATCCAAAATTATGTCTGTGTCGCAGATCTAGATGAACCAATCAACCTGTCCGCTCTCACAATCGGTCTGGGATTGGAGAAAAGTGAGTATGAACCCGAGCAATTTCCTGGACTTGTATATCGCCCGACTGAATACGATTGTGTACTACTGATTTTCGGCTCTGGAAAGACCGTGATAACCGGTGCAAAATCCATTGAACAGGCAGAATCAGCCTTTGAGGGCTTGAAATCCGAACTCGAATCTATCTTGTAA
- a CDS encoding N-6 DNA methylase, whose amino-acid sequence MQRDDESYLDVMDKYGEKEAQLYSEAFDELLNASESANHDVLGVVYEELGNSSDHFGQHFTPHNLSDMNAEMVIDEDPDPGREDPYSVLDPAAGSGRLLISAAKQLPEGTQGEFYAVDKDSTCAKMAALNLTFFNMDGYVVHGDSLTQDYHTVWATEGSAFGGSVHELDDDQWTNPYDQEVSEEPEDNVDEKEIQEDTEENQQADTPDIDFDEIRETQLSDFTSRGDTP is encoded by the coding sequence TTGCAGAGAGACGACGAATCCTACCTCGACGTGATGGACAAGTACGGCGAGAAAGAGGCCCAGCTGTACAGTGAGGCCTTCGATGAACTCTTGAACGCCTCCGAATCCGCTAACCACGATGTCCTCGGCGTCGTCTACGAGGAACTCGGGAATAGCAGTGATCACTTCGGCCAGCACTTCACTCCGCACAACCTGTCCGACATGAATGCGGAGATGGTCATCGACGAAGACCCAGACCCAGGTAGGGAAGATCCCTACAGTGTATTGGATCCGGCTGCGGGAAGCGGACGCCTCTTGATCTCCGCCGCGAAACAACTACCAGAAGGAACGCAGGGCGAGTTCTACGCCGTCGACAAAGACTCAACGTGTGCGAAGATGGCCGCTCTCAACTTGACGTTCTTCAACATGGACGGATACGTCGTCCACGGAGACTCCTTGACCCAAGACTACCACACGGTCTGGGCCACGGAAGGCAGCGCCTTCGGCGGGTCAGTCCACGAGCTCGACGACGATCAGTGGACCAATCCATACGACCAGGAAGTCAGCGAAGAACCCGAGGACAACGTCGACGAAAAAGAGATTCAGGAAGACACCGAGGAGAATCAACAGGCGGATACGCCGGACATAGATTTCGACGAGATCCGTGAAACCCAGCTTTCCGACTTCACCAGTAGAGGTGATACTCCGTAG